A genomic region of Mesobacillus jeotgali contains the following coding sequences:
- a CDS encoding glycerol-3-phosphate responsive antiterminator yields the protein MNQKILPASSNMKDFERFLKSPYEIGIFLEMHIAQLKHVSSMAEAHGKKMLYHMDMIHGIKSDDYSTEFICQEYKPFGLISTKTGVILKAKQKGVIAVQRVFLLDSHALEKSYKLLGKTQPDYIEVLPGVVPQLITEVKDRLGIPLFAGGFIRSIEDVENALGAGAKAVTTSKKEIWNHFSK from the coding sequence ATGAACCAAAAGATTCTCCCGGCGTCTTCGAATATGAAGGATTTTGAGCGCTTTTTGAAAAGTCCTTATGAGATAGGGATATTCCTCGAAATGCATATCGCACAGCTGAAGCATGTGAGTTCGATGGCAGAGGCGCATGGCAAGAAAATGCTTTACCATATGGATATGATCCATGGAATCAAAAGCGATGATTATTCAACAGAGTTCATCTGTCAGGAATATAAGCCGTTTGGCCTGATTTCGACTAAGACGGGCGTGATTTTAAAAGCAAAGCAGAAGGGTGTCATAGCGGTTCAGAGGGTATTTTTGCTAGATTCGCATGCGCTTGAAAAGAGCTACAAACTCCTTGGAAAAACACAGCCAGATTATATTGAAGTCCTGCCTGGCGTCGTCCCCCAGCTGATAACAGAAGTGAAGGATAGGCTTGGGATTCCGTTGTTTGCGGGAGGTTTTATCAGGAGTATTGAAGATGTGGAGAATGCACTGGGTGCCGGTGCTAAAGCAGTCACAACATCAAAAAAAGAGATTTGGAATCACTTTTCCAAATAG
- a CDS encoding processed acidic surface protein, with the protein MKRVLSFILAFTLTVGLLPISAFAAVDPQDQEFQDYLQKIGLSEEDFIAYLTDWHDYTLEEFETLDELIEYLGPVLDDENLQELLAEFELTEEEFNQLLEENAATLDQFIFYEDLYFSMSDWLYTEELTPITDENLQTLLETYEFGSIEELEAFLNSYDDSIENYEYVEDLEFAIAEHYFMDAKDDLINTLDSFGLSLKEANNLANHLIYIMENPDLDPEQFFTALEEYGTRLMDFPEFDSASELSAEDIAEFIDIWDGMLTLLDLKVEYYLVKDGVTTPVSFASLMQMDSTNGADLMIKIFSTNGDLLADMVITKEMFDSEFIEETGENLEDTTDAAEGVKKAAEDVAKAEKKAPAKTVKGGKLPNTASDYMQNTMTGLAMVLLGAFVFRKVKVKRA; encoded by the coding sequence TTGAAGCGCGTTTTATCTTTTATTTTGGCTTTCACATTGACAGTGGGCCTGCTTCCAATTTCTGCTTTTGCCGCGGTCGATCCACAGGATCAAGAGTTCCAGGATTATCTCCAGAAAATTGGTCTGTCAGAGGAGGATTTCATCGCCTATCTGACAGACTGGCATGATTACACTCTAGAAGAGTTTGAAACTTTGGATGAATTAATAGAGTATCTTGGACCTGTGTTAGACGATGAGAATTTACAAGAATTGCTTGCAGAGTTTGAATTGACTGAGGAAGAATTCAATCAACTGCTTGAGGAAAATGCAGCAACATTGGATCAATTCATTTTTTATGAAGATTTATACTTCAGTATGTCTGACTGGCTCTACACTGAAGAACTAACACCGATTACTGACGAAAACCTGCAAACGCTTCTTGAGACTTATGAATTTGGATCAATCGAAGAATTGGAAGCTTTCCTAAATTCCTATGATGATTCAATCGAGAACTATGAATATGTTGAAGACCTTGAATTTGCTATTGCTGAACATTACTTTATGGACGCTAAAGATGACCTGATCAACACTTTGGATTCTTTCGGTCTCTCGCTTAAAGAAGCCAATAATCTTGCTAATCATCTCATTTATATTATGGAAAATCCTGACCTTGATCCAGAACAATTTTTCACGGCGCTGGAGGAATACGGTACTAGATTAATGGATTTCCCTGAGTTTGACAGCGCATCTGAACTTTCTGCTGAAGACATTGCCGAATTCATTGACATTTGGGATGGCATGCTTACTTTGTTGGACCTAAAAGTAGAATACTATCTGGTTAAGGACGGAGTAACTACTCCTGTTTCATTTGCTTCCCTTATGCAAATGGATTCTACCAATGGAGCCGACTTAATGATAAAAATATTTTCTACTAATGGTGACCTTTTAGCTGACATGGTCATCACAAAGGAAATGTTCGACTCGGAATTTATTGAGGAAACCGGAGAAAACCTGGAAGATACAACTGATGCAGCTGAAGGAGTCAAGAAAGCAGCTGAAGACGTGGCAAAAGCAGAGAAGAAAGCACCAGCAAAAACTGTTAAAGGCGGCAAACTGCCTAATACTGCTTCAGATTACATGCAAAATACAATGACAGGACTAGCGATGGTCCTTCTAGGAGCTTTTGTATTCAGGAAAGTGAAAGTTAAACGTGCATAA
- a CDS encoding N-acetylmuramoyl-L-alanine amidase — MLKVASFGKLLLSFLVLLSFSLSFYADRTEAAYSFQAKVNADVLNVRSQPGTAYSIVGKLKQGQVVTVYEQKNGWSRISYGSLKGWVASQYINATTWTGYVTATNLNFRSAPGGSILGSLPKGTAVKVYGTDGSWLKVYASTLNKTGWVWNSYITKQKPAATVTKVVLKVNTNIRKGPSTSYPILYTEKAGTFMEKLGVSNGWVKVKSPSGVIGWVYGPLVRDPNTVLKGKVIVLDPGHGGYDSGTRGRTYLEKTLTLRTALALKPLLENAGAKVILTRSSDTYLSLTQRVNISNNHKAHAFLSLHYNAYSSTSSGVMTFYYSSSKDAPLAGSIQSSLAASTQLRNMGSKYGNYHVVRENKQPAALVELGFLSNPTEEKLVATTTYQKKAAKGIYNGLFRYFLTR, encoded by the coding sequence ATGTTGAAAGTCGCTTCTTTTGGTAAATTGCTTCTGAGTTTTTTGGTCCTTTTATCATTTTCATTATCTTTCTATGCCGATCGTACAGAGGCTGCCTATAGCTTCCAGGCTAAGGTTAACGCTGATGTGCTCAATGTCCGTTCACAGCCGGGCACAGCCTATTCAATAGTAGGGAAACTCAAGCAAGGTCAGGTTGTAACTGTGTATGAACAGAAAAACGGCTGGTCAAGGATTTCTTATGGCTCATTGAAGGGCTGGGTTGCTTCCCAGTATATCAATGCGACAACCTGGACGGGTTACGTAACAGCTACTAACCTGAATTTCCGAAGTGCTCCTGGCGGCAGTATTTTAGGTTCCTTGCCAAAAGGAACTGCAGTCAAAGTCTACGGGACAGATGGATCTTGGCTGAAAGTATATGCATCCACTCTCAATAAAACGGGATGGGTCTGGAATTCCTATATCACCAAGCAGAAGCCTGCAGCGACAGTGACAAAGGTAGTTTTAAAAGTGAATACCAACATTCGCAAAGGCCCAAGTACGTCATATCCAATCTTGTATACAGAAAAAGCAGGAACGTTCATGGAGAAGCTTGGTGTGAGCAACGGATGGGTAAAAGTAAAGAGTCCGAGTGGCGTCATCGGCTGGGTGTATGGACCGCTCGTCCGTGACCCGAATACTGTTTTAAAGGGAAAGGTTATCGTGCTTGACCCAGGCCATGGAGGCTATGACAGTGGCACAAGGGGAAGAACCTATCTGGAGAAAACGTTGACGCTGAGAACGGCTTTGGCACTTAAACCTCTGTTGGAAAATGCGGGGGCGAAAGTTATTCTAACAAGAAGCTCCGACACCTATTTAAGCCTGACACAACGGGTAAATATCAGCAATAATCATAAAGCTCATGCGTTCTTAAGTCTCCACTATAATGCTTATTCTTCAACAAGCAGTGGAGTCATGACGTTCTATTATAGCAGCTCTAAGGATGCACCGCTGGCTGGCTCGATCCAAAGTTCTTTGGCAGCCTCAACCCAGCTGCGGAATATGGGTTCCAAGTACGGCAATTACCACGTAGTTCGTGAAAATAAACAGCCAGCTGCACTAGTGGAACTTGGCTTCCTGTCCAACCCGACAGAGGAAAAGCTCGTAGCTACAACAACGTACCAAAAGAAAGCAGCAAAAGGGATTTACAACGGTTTATTTCGTTACTTCCTGACAAGATAG
- a CDS encoding class D sortase — protein sequence MHKYFKERRTGKLVLLSLSVVIIALGFWFSGTNAYKFMKGYWLFKTGEPKTEVAFADKPVKTADKKLQSAKTSLYSKRPEKGEMIGNLSIPKLSANLPIYHGTDEDELEKGVGHFSGSVLPGEKDNSVLSGHRDTVFRKLGEVGKGDLLVVSTDAGEFTYKVRKVRIVDADDRTVIVPKPRATLTVTTCYPFDFIGDAPERYILVADLIEANEQE from the coding sequence GTGCATAAATATTTCAAAGAAAGAAGAACCGGAAAGCTGGTTCTTCTTTCCCTATCCGTTGTCATCATTGCATTGGGTTTCTGGTTCAGCGGAACAAATGCTTATAAATTCATGAAGGGCTATTGGCTCTTTAAAACTGGTGAACCGAAAACAGAGGTTGCCTTTGCTGATAAGCCTGTTAAGACAGCAGATAAAAAATTGCAAAGCGCTAAAACCAGCCTCTATTCTAAAAGACCGGAAAAAGGGGAAATGATTGGCAATCTCTCCATTCCTAAACTTAGTGCCAATTTGCCAATCTACCATGGTACTGATGAGGATGAACTCGAAAAAGGAGTGGGACACTTCTCTGGCAGCGTGCTTCCTGGGGAAAAGGATAATTCTGTTCTTTCAGGCCACCGTGATACCGTTTTTCGCAAACTTGGTGAAGTTGGGAAGGGAGATTTGCTGGTTGTCTCGACAGATGCAGGAGAATTCACATACAAGGTAAGGAAAGTCCGTATTGTTGATGCGGATGATAGAACGGTGATCGTTCCAAAACCTAGAGCGACTCTGACCGTAACCACCTGTTATCCTTTTGATTTCATTGGGGACGCTCCGGAAAGATATATTCTGGTTGCCGATTTAATTGAAGCTAATGAACAAGAATAA
- a CDS encoding VanZ family protein, whose translation MALNYQLLFGMDKQLHFISFAVISACIGVMIILISNGHRVKQHMNVVWMTLVSIGIFEEYRQYYLPDRSAEFIDALANILGVTVGLAIPVLLLYLNEHRKQFISKVFRNYILIMLPFLLGLFFLNERPFFSVEEHFQEKLRTLSAFIGW comes from the coding sequence GTGGCACTCAACTATCAACTACTATTTGGAATGGATAAACAGCTGCATTTTATAAGCTTTGCTGTTATATCTGCTTGTATTGGAGTAATGATCATATTAATCTCTAATGGACATCGTGTAAAACAGCATATGAATGTTGTATGGATGACATTGGTGTCGATCGGTATTTTTGAAGAGTATCGGCAATATTACCTTCCTGACAGAAGCGCGGAATTCATAGATGCGTTAGCTAATATACTTGGCGTGACAGTGGGTCTGGCGATTCCGGTGCTATTATTATATTTGAATGAACATCGAAAACAATTTATCTCAAAGGTTTTCAGGAACTACATACTGATAATGCTGCCATTTTTATTAGGTTTATTTTTTCTTAATGAGAGACCATTCTTTTCTGTTGAGGAACATTTTCAGGAGAAGCTAAGAACCCTATCAGCTTTTATAGGGTGGTAA
- a CDS encoding competence protein ComK yields the protein MVNLLSDYTINQETVLLTGEYNENGKLCTRVIEGEDTFLVDMKPIEVINKTLLGLGSNFNAGRKSSREILGDIYMCPIKINCNLGIWLFPTKSYNDDFCVWFSLSHVKKAKALGIRKTEVYLSFNHTFVINMKESKFNQRKHAAKELRDEMMKNSQGILTFFVEPKKGLRIREGEGRNRYRIRK from the coding sequence ATGGTGAACCTATTAAGTGATTACACGATTAATCAGGAAACAGTGTTGCTGACAGGAGAATACAATGAAAATGGAAAGCTGTGTACAAGAGTAATAGAAGGGGAAGACACATTTCTCGTCGATATGAAACCAATTGAAGTCATTAATAAAACATTGCTTGGCTTGGGTTCTAATTTCAATGCTGGACGAAAAAGCTCCAGGGAGATCCTCGGCGATATTTATATGTGCCCTATTAAAATTAACTGCAATCTGGGCATCTGGTTATTTCCAACCAAATCTTACAATGATGACTTTTGCGTTTGGTTTTCCCTTTCACATGTTAAAAAAGCAAAAGCTCTCGGAATTCGTAAGACTGAAGTCTATTTAAGCTTCAATCATACTTTTGTGATTAACATGAAGGAATCTAAGTTCAACCAAAGAAAACATGCTGCGAAAGAACTGCGCGATGAAATGATGAAAAACTCCCAGGGCATTCTGACTTTTTTCGTCGAGCCTAAAAAAGGCTTAAGGATACGTGAGGGTGAAGGTCGAAACAGGTACAGAATCCGTAAATAG
- a CDS encoding sigma-70 family RNA polymerase sigma factor has product MENFEQLSRQYEPMIHKIISSLNIYKNKEDYFHTGVVGLWEAAEAFDPEKGDFTNYAYSYIKGQILNEMNRNNRLEERSVYPKEEYWEGVEEPNAEYPLELEFLMSYCEGLTEKETKWVIYTCVDFLSVRQIAQKENVSVSAVKQWRSSAKKKLKEQLIEVID; this is encoded by the coding sequence GTGGAAAACTTTGAACAGTTATCTAGACAATATGAGCCAATGATCCACAAGATTATCTCCTCCCTCAATATTTATAAAAACAAGGAAGACTACTTCCATACAGGGGTTGTAGGGCTTTGGGAGGCGGCAGAAGCCTTTGATCCAGAGAAAGGTGATTTTACCAATTATGCTTATTCGTATATAAAGGGACAAATTTTGAATGAGATGAATCGGAATAATCGCCTTGAAGAACGGAGTGTCTATCCGAAAGAAGAATATTGGGAAGGTGTTGAAGAGCCAAATGCCGAATATCCGCTCGAACTTGAGTTTCTGATGAGCTACTGCGAGGGTCTCACCGAGAAAGAAACAAAGTGGGTCATTTACACCTGCGTTGATTTCCTATCCGTCAGACAAATAGCTCAAAAGGAAAATGTCTCAGTATCAGCAGTCAAACAATGGAGGAGCAGCGCTAAAAAGAAGCTCAAGGAGCAATTGATAGAGGTTATAGATTAA
- a CDS encoding IDEAL domain-containing protein has product MKNDKNSNFYKQNVDVNMFMNTIHDSDNTELILTRKKTRYTDGANKIIQKVQNEFLERRRAEEIDLALKNKDKGRFMDLTSENWKDAL; this is encoded by the coding sequence ATGAAAAACGATAAGAACTCTAACTTCTATAAGCAAAATGTAGACGTAAATATGTTCATGAACACTATACATGATTCTGACAATACAGAACTGATTTTAACTCGTAAAAAAACTAGGTATACAGATGGAGCAAACAAAATCATCCAGAAGGTCCAGAATGAATTCCTGGAACGGAGAAGAGCAGAAGAAATCGATTTGGCATTGAAAAACAAGGACAAAGGAAGATTCATGGATTTGACTTCAGAAAACTGGAAGGATGCTTTATAG
- a CDS encoding bifunctional metallophosphatase/5'-nucleotidase, with the protein MNYRKKLYRKLFSVAATAALLTSIVVPAASANMKGVKPGKPYELTIMHTNDTHAHLDTVAKRVAAIKQVREENANTVLLDAGDVFSGTLYFNEFNGLADLEFMNMVGYDAMTFGNHEFDKGTETLANFVKEANFPFVSANVNFENDENMNLLANNEVSSDANDGEVYKGIVKEVNGEKIGIFGLTTAETVDISSPGEDVEFTDYINEAREAVKAFEEQGVNKIIALTHIGLNDGGGDNDLTLAEEVDGIDVIVGGHTHVKLEEPLVVKNGSEPTVIVQANEYGKFLGTLDVKFNKNGKIIQHNGELLDITTYPEDAEAAKILNENYKPAVDEMKKKVIGTASVELNGVREFVRTGETNLGNLITDGMLAKAKTINPNTVIALQNGGGIRESIDTGEITLAEVLTVMPFGNSLAIMQLTGAEIKEALEHSVKEAPGTSGGFLQVAGLKFTYNSTLPVGQRVQSIEVKEDGVNYVSLDPNKTYAVATNTFTAKGGDGYDVFAKAYNEGRVSEPGYVDWEVFTEYVSQQEEQTVSPEVEGRIIDIAN; encoded by the coding sequence ATGAACTACCGCAAAAAGTTGTATCGTAAATTATTTTCAGTAGCTGCCACTGCTGCTCTATTGACTTCAATTGTTGTTCCTGCAGCCTCTGCAAACATGAAGGGTGTTAAGCCTGGCAAGCCTTATGAATTAACAATCATGCATACGAATGATACCCATGCTCATTTGGACACTGTCGCAAAGCGTGTGGCAGCAATTAAACAAGTACGTGAGGAAAACGCTAACACAGTTTTATTAGACGCTGGAGATGTTTTCTCTGGAACATTGTATTTTAATGAGTTTAATGGATTAGCAGATTTAGAATTCATGAATATGGTTGGCTATGATGCCATGACATTTGGAAACCACGAATTTGATAAAGGTACCGAAACTCTGGCGAACTTTGTCAAAGAGGCAAACTTCCCATTTGTCAGCGCAAACGTAAACTTTGAAAATGACGAAAATATGAATCTCCTTGCCAATAATGAGGTTTCTTCGGATGCGAATGATGGCGAAGTCTACAAAGGCATTGTAAAAGAGGTGAATGGGGAGAAAATCGGGATTTTTGGTCTAACTACTGCTGAAACAGTAGACATCTCCAGTCCGGGTGAGGATGTTGAATTCACTGATTACATCAATGAAGCAAGAGAGGCTGTTAAAGCTTTTGAAGAGCAAGGCGTTAATAAAATCATCGCCCTTACTCATATCGGTTTGAACGATGGCGGCGGAGATAATGACCTAACGTTAGCTGAGGAAGTAGATGGCATCGATGTTATTGTCGGCGGACACACTCATGTCAAGTTAGAAGAACCGCTCGTCGTGAAAAATGGTAGTGAACCAACTGTCATCGTACAGGCAAATGAGTATGGTAAATTCCTTGGAACACTTGATGTAAAGTTCAATAAAAACGGGAAGATCATCCAACATAATGGAGAGCTCTTAGATATCACTACTTATCCAGAAGATGCTGAAGCTGCAAAAATTTTAAATGAAAATTATAAACCAGCCGTTGATGAAATGAAAAAGAAAGTGATTGGAACTGCAAGTGTTGAATTAAATGGTGTGAGAGAATTTGTACGTACAGGTGAAACAAATTTAGGTAACTTAATCACTGACGGAATGCTTGCGAAAGCAAAAACAATCAATCCAAACACAGTAATCGCTCTGCAAAATGGTGGCGGAATTCGTGAATCCATTGATACTGGTGAAATTACCTTAGCAGAGGTCCTTACAGTAATGCCTTTCGGAAATTCTTTAGCCATCATGCAATTGACTGGCGCTGAAATTAAAGAGGCTTTGGAGCACAGTGTTAAAGAGGCTCCAGGGACCTCCGGAGGCTTCCTGCAGGTGGCTGGATTGAAATTCACATACAACAGCACACTTCCTGTTGGCCAGCGAGTTCAGTCTATTGAAGTAAAAGAAGATGGCGTCAACTATGTAAGCTTGGATCCTAACAAGACATACGCAGTAGCAACAAACACCTTCACCGCTAAAGGCGGAGACGGATATGATGTATTCGCAAAAGCTTATAATGAAGGCCGGGTAAGCGAACCAGGTTATGTGGACTGGGAGGTCTTCACAGAATATGTGAGTCAACAAGAAGAGCAAACTGTTAGTCCAGAGGTAGAAGGACGTATTATCGATATAGCGAATTAA
- a CDS encoding carbohydrate ABC transporter permease — MKSFLANKTPYFFIAPAIILLSLFSILPIFVALFISFTDLDLVGIADWSSISFVGLENYKEVVSDPIFVKSILNTLFYVVIGVPLVIILSLAIALLINFGKARIFKAFRVVFYMPSITNVVAVAVVWSYLYNPHLGLFNHILNLLNLPDVPWLQDPIMAKISLILLALWRAIGLNMIIFLAALQGIPKTYYEAAQLDGANNWKQLTKITIPLLRYAIFFVSITTMIGWLQFFEEPFVMTNGGPLDSTTSVALFIYRNGFQFSNFGYAAAGSFILFIAIIIITLIQFKIQNKQQDY, encoded by the coding sequence ATGAAAAGCTTTTTGGCAAACAAGACTCCTTACTTTTTTATAGCTCCTGCCATTATCCTTTTATCATTATTTTCTATACTGCCTATCTTTGTAGCACTCTTTATCAGCTTTACGGATCTTGATTTAGTCGGGATTGCCGATTGGTCATCAATTAGCTTTGTTGGCCTTGAGAATTATAAAGAAGTTGTAAGTGACCCGATATTTGTAAAATCGATTCTTAACACCTTGTTCTATGTAGTGATAGGTGTTCCGCTCGTTATTATTTTATCTTTAGCAATAGCGCTACTGATCAATTTTGGGAAAGCACGTATTTTCAAGGCTTTCCGGGTTGTCTTCTACATGCCTTCCATCACAAACGTTGTTGCGGTTGCTGTTGTTTGGAGCTATCTGTACAACCCTCACCTTGGTTTATTCAACCATATATTAAATTTGTTGAACCTGCCGGATGTACCATGGCTCCAGGACCCGATTATGGCAAAAATCTCATTGATTTTGCTTGCGCTCTGGAGGGCAATCGGACTTAATATGATCATCTTCCTGGCGGCATTGCAGGGGATTCCGAAAACCTATTATGAAGCTGCGCAGCTTGATGGCGCAAACAATTGGAAGCAGCTGACAAAGATCACGATTCCTTTGCTTCGCTACGCCATTTTCTTTGTATCGATTACAACAATGATTGGCTGGCTCCAGTTCTTCGAAGAGCCGTTCGTCATGACCAATGGCGGGCCGCTTGACAGCACGACTTCTGTTGCATTATTCATTTACCGTAACGGATTCCAGTTCTCTAACTTTGGGTATGCGGCAGCTGGATCGTTCATATTGTTCATTGCCATCATTATCATTACATTGATTCAATTCAAAATCCAAAACAAACAGCAGGATTATTGA
- a CDS encoding N-acetylmuramoyl-L-alanine amidase, translated as MNKRLVLVVLSFMIFIIGGCSEGLHEEAVARADVKESEESLIIEKQIPLIKDFMPDMNFVPRSNVSTHVVLHFISNAANNPENPYEYEDIRKIFIDYDVSPHYMIDREGKIYFLMPESRAARHSGKGELSAFSEYKDHLNKYSIGIELLAVGTEAEMKSMMSADHYKKIPREHIGYTEEQYKALNLLLEDILARNKEIKRDRIHIIGHDEYAPERKTDPGSLFDWDRIMLEGE; from the coding sequence ATGAATAAGAGGTTAGTTTTGGTGGTCCTCAGCTTTATGATATTTATAATTGGTGGATGCTCTGAGGGTCTTCATGAAGAGGCTGTTGCCAGAGCCGATGTAAAAGAATCGGAGGAAAGTCTTATTATTGAGAAACAGATTCCTCTGATCAAAGACTTTATGCCAGATATGAATTTTGTGCCAAGAAGCAATGTAAGTACTCACGTGGTATTGCACTTTATCAGCAATGCTGCCAATAATCCAGAGAATCCTTATGAGTATGAGGATATCCGGAAAATCTTCATTGATTACGATGTTTCTCCGCATTATATGATCGACCGTGAGGGGAAAATCTACTTTTTAATGCCGGAAAGCAGGGCGGCACGTCATTCAGGGAAAGGTGAACTTTCTGCATTCTCCGAGTATAAAGATCACTTGAACAAGTATTCCATCGGCATCGAGTTATTAGCTGTCGGCACAGAGGCTGAAATGAAGTCGATGATGTCGGCTGATCATTATAAAAAAATACCCCGAGAACATATTGGATACACAGAAGAACAATATAAAGCCCTTAATCTTTTGCTAGAAGATATCCTGGCAAGAAATAAGGAAATTAAAAGGGACAGGATACATATTATCGGGCATGATGAATATGCACCGGAACGAAAAACAGATCCAGGAAGTTTATTTGATTGGGATAGAATAATGTTGGAAGGAGAGTGA
- a CDS encoding carbohydrate ABC transporter permease yields the protein MKSSAISKQSLSSNVKQEKTQQWVVGIILAIGGILVSLPFVWMILSAFKPESEVMALTPTLFPQEWTIGNFHNLFVNMNFGLYLKNTIIVVLWSFVGLFLNAMAGYAFAKFEFKGRNQLFFMVLATMMIPGQVTMIPVYLILNQMQLANTMAGIVLPGLVGAFGIFLFRQFMTTIPDELLEAARLDGASELRVFWQIVLPMTKPILAVQGILTFIAGWNSFLWPLIIANDESLYTLSVGLQLLKGQYGGNFALQMAGSTFMVVPIVIIFIIFQKHIIDGYTISGMK from the coding sequence ATGAAATCCAGTGCAATTTCAAAACAATCATTAAGCAGCAATGTGAAGCAGGAAAAGACGCAGCAATGGGTTGTCGGAATCATCCTTGCAATTGGGGGGATTTTAGTTTCATTGCCCTTCGTGTGGATGATCCTTTCTGCCTTTAAGCCAGAAAGCGAAGTTATGGCGTTGACACCGACACTGTTTCCTCAAGAATGGACAATCGGAAACTTCCATAACCTTTTTGTGAATATGAATTTCGGCCTCTATTTAAAAAATACAATTATCGTTGTTCTTTGGTCATTCGTAGGATTGTTTTTGAATGCTATGGCGGGCTACGCTTTTGCAAAATTTGAATTTAAAGGCCGCAATCAGTTATTCTTCATGGTCCTGGCGACAATGATGATTCCAGGCCAGGTAACAATGATTCCTGTATATTTGATCCTGAACCAGATGCAATTGGCCAATACAATGGCGGGCATTGTTTTGCCAGGTCTAGTTGGGGCGTTCGGCATCTTCCTCTTCCGTCAGTTCATGACGACCATTCCAGATGAACTGCTTGAAGCAGCCAGATTGGACGGTGCAAGTGAGTTACGGGTATTCTGGCAAATCGTCCTGCCTATGACCAAACCGATTCTCGCCGTACAGGGAATTCTTACCTTCATCGCAGGCTGGAACAGCTTCCTGTGGCCATTGATCATCGCTAACGATGAGAGTTTGTATACTTTATCAGTAGGATTACAGCTTTTGAAAGGCCAATATGGAGGGAACTTTGCCCTGCAAATGGCCGGTTCAACCTTCATGGTCGTTCCGATCGTCATCATCTTCATTATTTTCCAGAAGCATATTATCGATGGATATACGATTTCAGGGATGAAATAG